One segment of Skermanella rosea DNA contains the following:
- a CDS encoding TrbI/VirB10 family protein, which yields MTYAEPPRPVDDPRPPVETLRKWPFVVMGLAAVAVLGAVTIGPSLLRGEPESRRIEPEPRTSTPRPLQGLPLDYTQVVQQPPPPVPEPAPPPAPEPAAQAPAAPAIGMEGMRPQGPTRAELLKAARMADLAAVPVAAAGAVEDTEPGGGPAASGSRLYSRHSLTDPFPCQVNAGVSIPAMTEQRITSESPGTVSAIVTRDIWSADKTCLAMPRGTRFVGRYQTAVAEGQARLGIVWTGLTRPPPRNDTIDLDDTVAGDPDGTAGLSGEVNAHFWRKLGYVAAASILDITKTAITASGEGGMGAAIAGIFANRATNPMDEWARRQLDIPPVIEVEPREITIVLARHVPLDEFRTRR from the coding sequence ATGACTTATGCCGAGCCACCGCGGCCGGTGGACGATCCCCGCCCGCCGGTCGAAACCCTGCGCAAATGGCCGTTCGTCGTGATGGGGCTCGCCGCCGTCGCGGTCCTCGGCGCCGTCACCATCGGCCCCTCGCTGCTGCGCGGGGAGCCGGAAAGCAGACGGATTGAGCCGGAGCCCCGGACGAGCACCCCGCGCCCCCTGCAGGGCCTGCCGCTGGACTACACCCAGGTGGTCCAGCAGCCGCCGCCTCCGGTACCGGAACCGGCGCCGCCGCCGGCCCCCGAACCGGCCGCACAGGCCCCGGCCGCCCCGGCCATCGGAATGGAAGGAATGCGACCGCAAGGCCCGACCCGGGCCGAATTGCTCAAGGCGGCCCGCATGGCCGATCTCGCGGCGGTGCCGGTCGCCGCCGCCGGCGCGGTCGAGGATACGGAACCGGGCGGCGGTCCCGCCGCGTCCGGCAGCAGGCTTTACAGCCGCCATTCGCTGACCGATCCGTTCCCCTGCCAGGTCAATGCCGGCGTCAGCATTCCCGCCATGACGGAGCAGCGCATCACCAGCGAGTCGCCGGGCACCGTCTCCGCCATCGTCACCCGGGATATCTGGAGCGCCGACAAGACCTGCCTGGCCATGCCCCGCGGGACGCGCTTCGTCGGCCGGTACCAGACCGCGGTTGCCGAAGGCCAGGCCCGCCTCGGCATCGTGTGGACCGGCCTGACCCGCCCGCCCCCGCGCAACGACACGATCGACCTCGACGACACCGTGGCCGGCGATCCGGACGGCACGGCCGGGCTGAGCGGCGAGGTCAACGCCCACTTCTGGCGCAAGCTGGGCTACGTCGCCGCCGCCTCGATCCTCGACATCACGAAGACCGCCATCACGGCCAGCGGCGAAGGAGGCATGGGGGCAGCCATTGCCGGTATTTTCGCTAATCGCGCGACAAACCCTATGGACGAGTGGGCGCGGAGACAGTTAGACATCCCGCCGGTTATAGAGGTGGAGCCCCGCGAGATCACCATCGTCCTCGCCCGGCATGTCCCTCTGGACGAGTTCAGAACCAGGAGATGA